The Entomobacter blattae nucleotide sequence GTATTGTCTTTTTACTTCCCACAATTTTAGGCCCAATAAGCTCTGGCGGCCTCTGCATCTCTGGTAATATTGTCCTTTAACTCCTCAAGAGAGGAAAACCGGCGCTCTTCGCGGATCATATGATGAAGAAAAACCTGAAGGGTCTGCCCGTAAAGATCCCCAGAAAAGTCAAAAACATTCACTTCCAGCCGACTTTCCTGACCATCGTTAATGGTTGGTCTACGCCCAATATTGGCAACACCATACTCTACTCGTCCACCCTCCAAAACCACCCGCACAGCATACACGCCCCTAGCGGGCTCAATATGGGAACCCAGAGCAATATTTGCCGTTGGAAAGCCAAGCTGGCGGCCACGTTTATCTCCATGAGCCACCACCCCTGAAATAGACCAAAAACGGCCCAGTTCTTCAGCAGCCCGTTCTGGATACCCATCTTGAAGGAGGCGCCTGATACGTGAGGAAGAAAGAGGGCCATTTTTATCTTTAAAAATAGGAACCACACTCAAACCCACGCCCAGGCTAACCAGTTCGCGTTCTAAAAAACTAACATCACCTTCACGCCTATGGCCAAAAGCAAAATCTTCTCCGCAAGCCAAGTGGCTAATTTTTAACTTACCGTATAATACTTGATGAACAAACTCATGAGCCGAAAGGGAAGAGAATGCCCGTGTAAAGGGAATTTCAAAAACATGCTTTACCCCCAAATTTTGCAACGCTTGCCGACGTTCTGAAGCGGTGGTGAGCAAAAAGGGAGGATCCTGTGGACGAAAGAACATACGAGGATGGGGAGTAAAGGTAATAACTGAAAGAGGTGAACCGGGCCTTGCATTTCGCAACATACGAATAACATGGGCATGCCCTAAATGTACCCCATCAAAATTGCCTATGGCAGCCGCCATATTAAAGGCTGACACTTCCATATCTTGCCATTTTTGACACATACAGGCCTGATCCATGCTATCCTTCCAACCTTGCACTGACTTTTTAATGGCCGTTATCTTAATCTCTAGGAATAAAAAACGGCTCTCTACCGGCTAACCAGATTGATTATTTCCCGAGTGAGGCGGTGTTTTATCCTGCTGCTGGACAGAATAGGGGGAGGCCTGCTCTCCCTGCTTCGAAGTAGGAAGCGTAGGCTGAGAAGAAGTCTCTTCCCCCTCTGCCATGGACTCATCATCAGCCATATTCTTTTTAAAACTTTTAATCCCTTTGGCAACATCGCCCATAAGAGTGCTAATTTTGCTGCTTCCGCCAAAAACTATCAGCACAATAGCCAGCACAACAAGCCAATGCCAAATACTAAAACTACCCATTCGTTTTCACTTTCTTCATTAGACAGCAGCCTTAATCCAAAGCCCTTACTCCAGCCTTCAGCCCATTTCCAGCCAGAAAACAGACCAACCCACCTCAGCCAGCCTTTGGCCGGACGGGAGCAGCACTGTATTCTCACAATGTATAATACGAAAAGACCCGAATACCAAATAATTAAATACAGGCCTATCCCCTAACCATTTGCTTTGCTTAATACTCACTTTTACTGCCCATGTTTAACTGTCCATGTTTACTACCCATGCCCCTCATTACTGCACAGAGCCTCTCTGACCATGTACATACACATGCACATATCTGAATAATCCCGCTTCATAAGCTTTACAGACCTTCTAGAGCACCCCTCTCAGGAGCCTGCATCAGCTACTGTAAGATCTGGGAGGATAAACCCATAGGTTGGATAGGCGGAACTTCCCATATGGTTAATAGGGGCCCACCAGACTTTAACCCGGCTCCAGTCATTCGTGCGTGAGATATCAACCACCGGCACCCCGTGATCGACACGATGAGGTTCCCAATTGGCATGATCAACCAAAACTTTGCGGGAATTTTCAACCGAGGTTACTACGGCAACATGGCCATCTGGAATGCGGCGTGTTGAACGAAAAACCAAAACTGCCCCAGCTCTGGGATGCTTCGTATGAGGATAAACCCCTACAGATTGCCGCCACCAGCTTGCTGCACTCCCCCTTAAATTCACCCCTGTTAAGGAGCGGGCATAAGGGGCACATTGCAAGGCGGTATATTCCCCTTCCTCAGAGGAAGAAGCACACCCTGCCAGAAAAAGAAAAAGGCTAACACAAAAGGGAAAAAGAAAAGAAAGACGTTTGCTCATCTATTCTTTAAACGGAAAATCCGCTCCTCCGCTTCAAACCGATCCATCATACACACTTGCTGAGCCAGTTTTGCGGAAAACCCTGCCCGCGCCAAGACTATTTGCGCTTTGTGTCTATTTTTTTTCTGCTCCGTAGCATTTTCATAACAATCTTGCCCCCCCTCTTTCTCAATCTCAAATGGGCCAAGCCTGCGCTTACGCAACAAAACCAGGGCAGCAGCCTTTTCATTGGCCTCTATTAAGGATTCATCGGCAAACAGAGACACTGCAAGCAGAGACTCTTCTTGAAGTGTCTCTTGTGCCTCTTGCTCTATAATGGTCTGGACCATTTCTTTCTGAATGCCTTTAAATTCAAGCCTTTGGGCAATATCGCGCAACGAATGCCCACTTTTTTGCAACGCGTTCAACCGGCTCCGCGCAAACTCTCCATTATCAACAAAACGTTTTTGTACCATTTCTTTAACAATATTATGAATCTCTGCGAAAAAGTCCTCAGACCCAGCCTGGTTTTCGCCGACTTCATAACCCAGTCCTTTCTGCCGAAACCGCTGGCGCTTAACATAACGAAGCAGTACAGTCTTTAACCCCTTCTCTGTTGTAGAAAAACGGGCCAGGTAGCGTAAAGCCACCTGACGCAATTCTTCCAACCGTTGGTTTTTTTGCGTGTGCCCGTTTTTTTGCGTGTGTCTGGCAGATTCTTGCCTTTGAGCATCGACATATTCTGGTGTGTTGATGTCCCGCTTAAACTCCATAACCCCCTCTCCCACCCATTTCCCACTTATACAAAGTGAGCACTGTAGCTCATCATCCCCATTCTTTAACCCAAAAACCGCACCATTTACCGGCTTATACCCTGTTCAACTCTACACCTTACCCATCTCTATCCATCTCTCTATCGTAGCGGATTTCCATCGAAGAGCAAAGTAAGAGGGATGTCCTCTTTCACCCTCCTAATGATTTTTACGGCACTGGACAGGCTCTAGCCTTGTGCCAAGGGAAGCTGGCATTAACGGCCAACCAGAAACATGTTGAAGTGGAAAAGGCAGAATTTTGCATAAAAGATCAACAATAGATCGCACCCCAACTAAACATTACATTTTTCCCATAGCCCATAAAATATTTTAAAAATATAATTGACTTTTTATGACACGATCTAAGATACTGTTTCTTTCCAAAAAATTTAAACCCCTTTATTAAAACATCTTTCAATTTTTAAGACCCTCTATGAATTCCTTTCTTATGCCCACCTACAACCGTGCCCCACTCTCTTTTTCCTATGGGAAAGGTGTATGGTTGTATACGGAGGATCATACCCCTTACCTTGATTTTGGGGCGGGTGTTGCAACCTCCTCTCTCGGGCATGGGCATCCTAGCCTTGTTCAAGCCATTGAGGAACAAGCCAAAAAGGTTATTCATGTTTCTAACCTCTACCAAATTCCTCAAGCAGAAGCCTTGGGGGCCTTATTGATTGAGAATACCTTTGCCGATAAGGTTTTCTTCTGTAATTCTGGGGCTGAGGCGAATGAGGGCATGGTTAAGCTTATGCGCCGGGCACAAGCCTTACATGGCCACCCAGAGAAAACCGATATTCTCTGCTTTCATGGTGCATTCCACGGACGAACTCTCGCCATGCTCTCTGCAACGGGTAACCCCAAATATCTTGAAGGGTTTGGCCAAGTCGCCCCTGGCTTTATCCATGTTCCCTACAACGACATCAACGCTGTAAAAGCCGCAATGACTCCCCATGTCGCTGCCATTATGCTAGAGCCTATTCAGGCCGAAAGTGGCGTAAAAGAGGCTGACATTGCCTTTCTTCAGCAAATAAGAGCGCTATGCGACGAGCAGGGCCTTTATCTGGGGATTGATGAAGTTCAAACGGGAACTGGTCGAACTGGCCGTTTTTTCGCGTATGAGTGGGCCGGAATTACCCCTGATGTCGTCTCTGTTGCAAAGGGAATAGGAGGGGGCGTACCTCTCGGCGCCTTTATGGCTAAAGACGAACTGGCAAAGGTATTAACCCCTGGTACGCACGGTTCAACCTTTGGGGGAAACCCACTAGCCTGTGCTGCCGGGCAGGCTGCAGTAAAAACCATTCTTGCTGAGGGCTTTCTTCCCTCTGTGCAGAAAACGGCCCTCTATCTTAAAAACGGCTTAGAAGCCCTGTGTAAAACCTACCCCCACGTGTTTAGCGAAGTAAGGGGGAAAGGGTTGTTATTGGGGGTAAAATGTCTTCCTCCAGTGGCAGACATTTACAACCTTGCTTTAGATTCCCAACTCCTGACTGTTATGGCCGGGGAGAACGTTCTTCGTATTCTTCCCCCCCTTATCATCACACCAGAAGAGTGCGATGAAGGCCTCAAACGCCTTTCTTTTGTTGGTAAAACCATAGAAGAAAAATTCCCCTCCACGTCGAAAGCTCTCTCATGAGTGATACCTCCCCGCTTAGCCCATCAACCAATCCTGAATTGGGTGTTCGCCATTTCCTAAACCTGAGCGACTTTCCTCCCCAAACCCTGCGAGAAATCCTCGATACCGCGGCCAGTATCAAGCGTATGCAACAAAACCGCCGCTATCCCTTGCACCCCAAACTACCCCTTTTAGGGCGTACCCTGGGCCTTATGCTGACTAAACCTTCCACCCGCACAAGAGTCTCTTTTGAGGTCGGCATGCGCCAATTGGGAGGGCAAACAGTCGTGCTCTCCCCTAAGGAAATGCAACTCGGCCGAGGGGAAACCATGGCCGATACAGCACGTGTTCTTTCCCGATTTGTTGATGTCATTGTTCTACGAACGGGCGATACTCAGCAGCTCACTCAGTTGGCCCAATGGAGTACTGTTCCTGTTATTAACGGACTGACCCCCGATTCTCATCCGGCCCAAGTCATGGCAGATATTATGACCTTCGAGGAACATAAAGGCCCTATTAAAGGGCGACATTTTGCCTGGGTGGGAGATGGCAATAACGTTGCCTCTTCCTTCATGGAAGCGGCTGCCCAATTTGGCTTTTCTCTTAGCTTGGCTACCCCCAAGGAACTTGCCCCTTCAGAAAAAGTACTGAGCTGGGCGAGAGCTCAGGGGGCCAAAATCCATGTAACAACCAATCCTGCCGAAGCTGTAAAAGGAGCAGACTGCGTCGTTACGGATACATGGGTAAGCATGTCAGACACCAATCCAGAAGAACGAATTCGAAGACTGGTTCCTTATAGGGTGGATGCTGCCCTCATGAATGCTGCAGCTCCTGATGCTGTCTTTATGCATTGCCTGCCTGCCCATGTGGGTGAGGAAGTTACAGCTGACGTTTTTGAAGGCCCCGCCTCTATTGTTTTTGATGAGGCTGAAAACAGGTTACACGCTCAAAAAGGCATATTGATATGGGCCATGGGAGGTAAAGACTGGCGTAACTTCGGGGTGGAAACTTAATTTTTGCACACCATATCAATCTCTTTGAGAATATGACGGTATTAAGACCATGACAATACGCGCCCCTGACAAAACACCTTCTCAGTCTAAGAAAGAGGATGTCTGGCAAAACCACTCATCTGCAGTTGAAGAAGGCCCGCATGCCCCAAGCTGGATAGAAAAAGACCTTTATGATATTTTCAAGGCTATTCCCCTTCCTGAAAGCCCAGAACTTACCCCTCTTGCCACTGAATATCTGGACAAGCTTGCCCAAACAAACTCTACAACAGACTTAAACGCAACCTTTGCCTCTGCAAGAAATATTTTTCTTGCCCAATTGGTCAGTAAAAACCTGTTAAATGAAAATCTTTACGAAACTATGAATATGCAGCTTGAGGCATTGGAAGAAAAGCTTATTGCCCAATCCTAAACGCTCTTTTTATAAGAAACACTCTTGTTATAAAAAGGGCGGCAGGTCGTCTCCATAATTTTGTTTTCTTATAGAAAAGCTTCTTACCGGACTGTCCTATAAATGACCCTAATCAGACAGCAGCTCAAACCTGCCATGAAACTTCTGTCATGAAGCACCTGTTATGAAACTCTTGTTATAAAACGCCTATTATGAAGCTTTTAAAAACGCCTGGCCAAACAAGAGACCTTAAACTTTTCCATTCGCCTTTTTTGTTCCTTATAGTTTGCAAATATATTCTTTAAAACATCATGACAAAAAAAATACCAAACTCCTTAAACTCTACTGAAAACTCTACTGACCTTGACCGACCACCAGTGCCCACCCTCTCTGTTCCACAGGGGATTACCCCTTTTTTCCTGGCAGAAAGCCCGGTAAGAGGAAGATTGGTCCGCCTTGGTGTCTTAACAGATTGCCTGCTTGAAAGACACGACAACCACCCTGTTATCTCCAAACTTGCTGGCCAAGCCTTAGCCTTGGTAGGAGGGATGGCAACCGCCCTCAAATTCCAGGGTTCCTTTTCCATGCAAATTAAAGGGGATGGACCTGTTTCTATCCTGGTTGCCGATGCAACAGATGAAGGCGCTTTGAGATTTTACGTTAAAACAGAGCAAGAACGCCTTGAAGATATTCTCTCCCTTACTGCGACGCCCATGGCCCGAACTTTAACTGGGGAAGGATTTCTTGCTTTTACTATCGACCAAGGCAGCCACTCCGAGCGCCATCAGGGCATTGTAGCCATTGAGGGGCCAGACCTTTCTGACATGGCAGAACATTATTTCAAAACCAGCGAACAGCATGACTGCAAAATTTTTCTCGCCTGCCAGCACACACCTCAAGGCTGGCGCGCGGGAGCCCTTATACTGGAACGTATTGCCAATGAAGGGGGCACTCATCATAATACCGTTGCCCAATCCCCTACTCTGGAACGGTGGGAAACCGCACTGGCTTTAGCCCATACCTTACAAGAAGACGAGTTACTTGAAGAGGCCCTCTCTCCAGAAACTCTTCTTCATCGGCTATTCCATGCTGAGGGGCTCCAATTGGGAACACCAAAACCTCTTTCTTACGGATGCCGGTGTTCACGCTCGCGCCTGCTAGCCATCCTTGAGCAATTTGGCGCAGAAGAGCTTGACCATATGCAACAAGATAACGACATTATTATGAATTGTGAATTTTGCAATTATTCTTTCACATTCAACCGCCACGATATCCACTCCCAAAGCCAGACCTAATTTTTTAAAGCCCGGCGATTTTAAGCAAGAAAATATAGGTTAGAAATATCACCGTACCCATTATATTGCCTTATTGCCATGTGAGGGTTTCAGCTTTATTAAAAAATATATCTTTCTTTACGCTTAAAGGCTCATACAATGAAACGCTCCTTATATTTTGCCTTGCTTTGTAGTTTACCCCTTCTTTCTACTGCAGCATGCAGCGATAGCTCGCCCAAACAAGCCAATTTTTCACCGATTCATTACTCTCAATACTCACAGCTCCATTTTAATGTAAGCCAGAAAACATTCCGTAATGCCGCTCAGCCTGAGGATGATGATATCTCCAAACGCTCACCCGTAACCCCTCTCCAAGCTATTCGGCAAATGTATGATGAACGTATTTTCGCCTCAGGGAGCTCGGGACGACTGGTCTTCACCGTGGATCGTGCAGCTATTATCCCCCTTGGCAGCAACTCCCTACAAGGGATTATTGACATCCATATCGATCTTCTTACCGCATCAGGGCAAAATACCGGTTACGCAGAAGTGCATGTTAAACGCTCCTATACCCCCAACACTGGTGATGATCTTGATCTGGATAGCCCCGTTTATCTTTACAAGGTCACTAAAGAAATGATGAAGAGCCTCAATGGAGAGTTGGAAAGCCAGGTTAAGGCAACCCTGCGCGAATGGCTGGTAGATGCTGGCGGTACAGCATTGAATTCCGCTATTAAAACAACATCCCTTTCGAGCCCTAACAAGAGAAATACTGTTTTACAAACCGGCCAAAAAACCTATAAAAGTCATTCCACAAATCGCCCTTCCCTTGTGCACCCTTCACAGCTACCCTAATGACCCTCTCCTCTTTCAAAAGGTTTCCTTCACAGGGCCAAAATCATACGGATAAGCAAAGTTTATCTGGGCCAGGCTGGGCTAGTAAGTTAACAACTTACTAGCCCACTGAGAGATATTGGATTGGGGGGTATTGGATCTTAAAATACACTTTATTGAAAAAATAGCCATTCTCTCCCAAAGCTTTTCAGCATGATCCTGGCCTACTTTCTTTTGGCCTGCTCTTTTTTTGTACCCATTCAGATTGAGTCTATGGTTTTGCTGAACTGTCTGAAAAACCAAGAAAAATTATTGCCTAGTATTGCGCCACCTGTAGCAAATCCTGGCTTATGCTACAGGCCATTACCTTATTGGCCCCACTTGTTAAAAACGATCTCATCCCTGCTAATTTTCCCCTGCACATCAATGTTCTACCCAGCTTGCCATTAATAAGCAAGGGCTCACCCCATTGCTTTCTGAATGGAAGTAGACATTGCGCTAACCATTGATAAAAAAATGCTTTTACCTTTGCTGGCTAAGTCTTGTGCTAGCGAGGTATTTGTTTTGAGTTAGAGATTATTCTAGCCTAGGCCTTGTTCTCATTTTCAGAAAAGTTCTTCTGAAACACCATCAACCATCACATGCAAAAACCTTTAGAGCAAGGCTTGATACGCGCCTGAACATAGTAGACATCAGAGAGTGCAGCGGGCGTGATCACCCATGAGCGGTTACTCAGGGGAGGGAAAACCATAATTGCTGAAGAAGAGTTATTCTCCCTCTTAAGAGTTCCCATTCACAAAGAGACTTGGGGCATACATAGCCTCAAATGGCAAGAAGGTAATACCTAATAAGAGTGAATTTGTATTTATAACCTCTCCACCCAAACATTTAATGGACAAATATACCCCAGAAATTTTGCTGCTGAGGATAGTTATGTCAGCCCTTTCTTCCAGACCTGAACCAATAAAACACAAAAAAGGGTTTTTACGTTTCACCCGCCCGACGGAATTTCTCAACCTCTCTCAAAAACTCCAGCTCTGGATCACATTGGAGGTACTTATCCTTATAGTCTATGGTATGGGCTGGGCTCTTTTTTCTTACCAGCCGACTGGCAACAAGGTGATAGTATGCGGATCATGTAGATCCATGTCCCCATGGCCTGGCTCGTTTCGAAGAGAGCCGCCTTTCCTTTTTCCCCAGGCCATAGGACCGTATTATGCTGAAGCGTAAATAGGACGAATTATTAACATGGCCTCAGGCTGCTATGATCGCGCTTCCGCAACTCTCTTATGCCTTACATCCTGAAGGCTTCCTTCTTAGCCTTACAGTTTCTTTTGGTAAGAAGCAGGAACAAAGGCAACGGAAAGAGATCTTACGCCTTGGGCCCCATGGATAAGCACCCCTTCTATATCAGCCGTAGCAGATGGCCCCGTATGGAAAGCAGCATAGTTGTTTTCCTTCCATTCCGGACGGTGATAGGCATTATGAATGTTATAGACGATCTCTTCTGGATCAAGCAAAATAATCAGATGTTGCGGCAAATATCCGAGGGCGTTAACACCGAGGTTTTTTTCCGTTAAACAAACAGAACCCGTCTCCGCAACCCCAAAGGAAGCACGTATAACCCCATATTCTATTACAGCCAAATCATGAGGGGATTGAACTGCAGAAAGTGGAAAGTCACCTTCTATTTCCGCTACGGCAGAACAGACTAGGCTTACCCCTTCCAATAACTTGTGAACACAAGCTAAGGGACTATCCCCTTCAGGCTCTAAAAAGCGGCCGCCCATACGAATAAGTGATTGACAAAATAGAGCCGATAATTGGGCACGGTTATGCGTACCTCCATCAAACAGCGGAACACTCGGAAGACTCACAGCTGGTGGCACCGCAGTTTTCAGGCGAGAAAAAATAATATCTCTGCTGTCCCTCATAGGGAGTCCCCCTTTTTATAGTTATGCCGATACCAGCTATGAAAACTCTGCTTGGGCGCTTCTGGCAAATCACGGCCTTTGGCCCAGGCATTCAACCGGTTATAGAGCATAAACTCTGGCAGATAATTTAACGCACTATCTGCCATAGCAATGGCCCCCCTATATAAACGAGGATGAGAAAGGATA carries:
- a CDS encoding bifunctional riboflavin kinase/FAD synthetase; the encoded protein is MDQACMCQKWQDMEVSAFNMAAAIGNFDGVHLGHAHVIRMLRNARPGSPLSVITFTPHPRMFFRPQDPPFLLTTASERRQALQNLGVKHVFEIPFTRAFSSLSAHEFVHQVLYGKLKISHLACGEDFAFGHRREGDVSFLERELVSLGVGLSVVPIFKDKNGPLSSSRIRRLLQDGYPERAAEELGRFWSISGVVAHGDKRGRQLGFPTANIALGSHIEPARGVYAVRVVLEGGRVEYGVANIGRRPTINDGQESRLEVNVFDFSGDLYGQTLQVFLHHMIREERRFSSLEELKDNITRDAEAARAYWA
- a CDS encoding twin-arginine translocase TatA/TatE family subunit, whose translation is MGSFSIWHWLVVLAIVLIVFGGSSKISTLMGDVAKGIKSFKKNMADDESMAEGEETSSQPTLPTSKQGEQASPYSVQQQDKTPPHSGNNQSG
- a CDS encoding CHAP domain-containing protein; translated protein: MSKRLSFLFPFCVSLFLFLAGCASSSEEGEYTALQCAPYARSLTGVNLRGSAASWWRQSVGVYPHTKHPRAGAVLVFRSTRRIPDGHVAVVTSVENSRKVLVDHANWEPHRVDHGVPVVDISRTNDWSRVKVWWAPINHMGSSAYPTYGFILPDLTVADAGS
- a CDS encoding RecX family transcriptional regulator; protein product: MEFKRDINTPEYVDAQRQESARHTQKNGHTQKNQRLEELRQVALRYLARFSTTEKGLKTVLLRYVKRQRFRQKGLGYEVGENQAGSEDFFAEIHNIVKEMVQKRFVDNGEFARSRLNALQKSGHSLRDIAQRLEFKGIQKEMVQTIIEQEAQETLQEESLLAVSLFADESLIEANEKAAALVLLRKRRLGPFEIEKEGGQDCYENATEQKKNRHKAQIVLARAGFSAKLAQQVCMMDRFEAEERIFRLKNR
- a CDS encoding aspartate aminotransferase family protein, with the translated sequence MNSFLMPTYNRAPLSFSYGKGVWLYTEDHTPYLDFGAGVATSSLGHGHPSLVQAIEEQAKKVIHVSNLYQIPQAEALGALLIENTFADKVFFCNSGAEANEGMVKLMRRAQALHGHPEKTDILCFHGAFHGRTLAMLSATGNPKYLEGFGQVAPGFIHVPYNDINAVKAAMTPHVAAIMLEPIQAESGVKEADIAFLQQIRALCDEQGLYLGIDEVQTGTGRTGRFFAYEWAGITPDVVSVAKGIGGGVPLGAFMAKDELAKVLTPGTHGSTFGGNPLACAAGQAAVKTILAEGFLPSVQKTALYLKNGLEALCKTYPHVFSEVRGKGLLLGVKCLPPVADIYNLALDSQLLTVMAGENVLRILPPLIITPEECDEGLKRLSFVGKTIEEKFPSTSKALS
- the argF gene encoding ornithine carbamoyltransferase → MSDTSPLSPSTNPELGVRHFLNLSDFPPQTLREILDTAASIKRMQQNRRYPLHPKLPLLGRTLGLMLTKPSTRTRVSFEVGMRQLGGQTVVLSPKEMQLGRGETMADTARVLSRFVDVIVLRTGDTQQLTQLAQWSTVPVINGLTPDSHPAQVMADIMTFEEHKGPIKGRHFAWVGDGNNVASSFMEAAAQFGFSLSLATPKELAPSEKVLSWARAQGAKIHVTTNPAEAVKGADCVVTDTWVSMSDTNPEERIRRLVPYRVDAALMNAAAPDAVFMHCLPAHVGEEVTADVFEGPASIVFDEAENRLHAQKGILIWAMGGKDWRNFGVET
- the hslO gene encoding Hsp33 family molecular chaperone HslO; its protein translation is MTKKIPNSLNSTENSTDLDRPPVPTLSVPQGITPFFLAESPVRGRLVRLGVLTDCLLERHDNHPVISKLAGQALALVGGMATALKFQGSFSMQIKGDGPVSILVADATDEGALRFYVKTEQERLEDILSLTATPMARTLTGEGFLAFTIDQGSHSERHQGIVAIEGPDLSDMAEHYFKTSEQHDCKIFLACQHTPQGWRAGALILERIANEGGTHHNTVAQSPTLERWETALALAHTLQEDELLEEALSPETLLHRLFHAEGLQLGTPKPLSYGCRCSRSRLLAILEQFGAEELDHMQQDNDIIMNCEFCNYSFTFNRHDIHSQSQT
- a CDS encoding LutC/YkgG family protein, with the translated sequence MRDSRDIIFSRLKTAVPPAVSLPSVPLFDGGTHNRAQLSALFCQSLIRMGGRFLEPEGDSPLACVHKLLEGVSLVCSAVAEIEGDFPLSAVQSPHDLAVIEYGVIRASFGVAETGSVCLTEKNLGVNALGYLPQHLIILLDPEEIVYNIHNAYHRPEWKENNYAAFHTGPSATADIEGVLIHGAQGVRSLSVAFVPASYQKKL